The genomic DNA GGCTGCACCACCAAATACAACCACTAGCAGCAACGAGTGAATGTGCTGGTCTAGAGAAGGCCGACTGTGTAAGTGGAAATAGAAAAGGAATCCTGGAAAAGAGAAGACCAGAAAAATATTACCGCTTTAATTTATAACTGATGGACAAGATACTAGATTCTAGGTCACTACACAAAGTATATTCACCACCAGTAAAACGTTTACAGTAGAATGTTATAAATGTTCATGTCAACCACATGCCCTTAATCTTCCACAAAATGGGATAGTGTATTTGATACAACACTTTGATAAAATTACTCGCATTTAAACAAGATCTGATGTATTTTTAAACTTCCCCATTTTAGTAACCATGTCACACCCTCAGAACACTCTTAGCGTTTAGAGCAGTTCCTATCTTTGCCCATTAAGCTACTTAAGCCATTGCTTTATGGAGCAGCTAGCATATTGCCGAAGAATGTGCAGCATCTAGAAAggcaagcaaataaaaataacaccaaCTTATATCTGCccaagtgaaagagagaaagaggcttGCTTGACTGGCTGTACCTTCTACAAAGAGAGCGATAGAGAGGCCAAGTCGGTCAAGTCCAGCTGGGACAGGAAGTGAGGACATGGTGAGAACATCTGCAATGCCAGAGATACCAAAGAAGAGGTACATGGTGCTGTGTTGCCAGTTCATTAGTTTCACCCACCCTTCATTATAAAGGTGAGCATGAGGTCCGTCGGGTACAAACTGCTCGGCCATAATCCCTAAAACAAGAGGGATTGCCAAAACATGATCTCATTTCTTCAAAATACACACCAAACAATAAGGTCCCTAACTGGTGGTTAAGTGTAGGTCCATTGCTCACCAACAAATGCGAAAAAGATCTTTAGGCTCCCCTCAATTAGGTCTATCCTGTTAAAGAACGGAGGCAGACTTTGCCTTGTGCCATGAAGCTTCTTCTTCCAGCTGTGTCGCAGTGGATATTTCAAAGACCACCAGAAAccaaacaagaaaaagaaagtgcCAGGCAGTGCATGTCCTTTAAAGTTGGCCATATTTTATTATCTGCTTCTAGTTCTTCCTGCAACAtcaaattatataaaacatgaagaaagaaaataatttacataTGAAATTTACAAGAAGATATTTAGAAGATAGattcaaaaataaattcaatagGAAAaccataaacatttacatgacaTTTACATCTATGGCATTTGTCAAACAGCTTTATCCACAATGACTAACacttatctcattacacatttgagcagttaaaggttaagggccttgtttaggGGCCCAACAGACTTGGTGGGCTGAAGTTTGAAACGGAGACCATACTCTAAGCTACCTCTGCCTCTAAATCTGAACGTAACAGACCATTGTAGCATGGCCTAATTATTGACACAAAAAATGCAATCTGTACTTCACTTCACGTCTTAAAATCTACTGCACAAGAGTGCAAAGTCTTGGTAAAGTAAACCCGTTTACAAAAcattaagttttaaaaataaaacaaaggctTATTTTCAGGTTAGAAATTATGCTAATTCATGCAATCTTTTTATTACATCAAATAACAATTGAAATATTTATGGCATGTTTTTCTGCAATGATAATTTGTTATTGATATATCAACCCTATCATAAAATTTTACCTGTCAGCATGTCCTCCTTACACCTTGGGGTTAAAAGCAAcagtctaaaataaaaaagcaaagccTCTTCTATGTCAACTTCACCCCAGTTAATTCATCTGCAAAATGCCCTGTGTTGTTGTGGcaacaataatattaacaatCAACCATGCACATTTAAAgagccaggacacacacaccatctttaTCTGGGCCATTTTACCTGACTTAATTTTAGAATAATCAAGgaaaaaattgtataatatatatatatatatataaattttcttcttttttttggccGTTTTATCCTATATATACACATCGGTCTAACTCACAAATAATGGACAACTTATTCACTTTTAAAAatcgctgacactggagactcctaccataattaaataaagaccTCCCAAAAGAACGCAACAATATGTCGATGGttgcatgttttttgttgttaaattagaaggttttttatttatgtattatctTAGAGCCTATGGAGAAGTTCTGgaatttatagaaaaataatggaaacagtTCTGAGAACAGTTCTTAAATCGCAGAACTTTTACTAAAATTACTGAATTAGGTCTAAAACTGTTCTTAGAACTGTTTCTGTTTACACATTCGTAGCTCATGTGAAAAGTTGGTTATATAATTCCAGGTGAATGATTGCTTACTATAGAAATGAGAACACAACAAGTGaaccttttcagcaaaaccagtaTAATACAGCCCAAACGTCTAAATGTTTTTTggaagtttttattattattattattattattatttaatttttatattgaaGGTTTGATTTTTCAACTCCATTCCATTGCACATTTCCAGATAATAACCTTAACATTCCTGGTCTTACCTGTGTACTGTACACCTGTGCACTGCCTCAACATCAGACCTCCAGCATCAGCAACATAAAACTTTCCCTCGGTTTAATTTCAGATCTGTGCTATTCGCTATAAGTTTTGTCTTTTGCAGGTTTTTCGCTCtaacacgaaaaaaaaaaaaaacaagtttctcTCCCATTCCCAAAACCGACGCGACAGGTTTTCTGAAACCTAATTACTGCAGCTGCGCGCTCGCGACGCGCGTGTACAGTCCCTGACTGGTGGTTAATCAATAACTAAAGCATTTCCTTTGATTAATTGCAACCTCGTTGAATGTAGAAGGTATTTCAGCTATATTGTTTAGAAATCCTTATTTTCACAGTATTACATCTCTCGAACACCCAAACTATAGCGCGTCTTTTCAACTGTACTGACCTGAGCTTTGATCTGCGTTGACACCCCGGAGGCAAAACTGGAGCTCGCGCCTgtatgcgtgcgtgcgtgcgtgcgtctgTGTGCGTTGAGATGGAAACACGAGTTACCTGTCTACCTGTTTATCGATCCCGCCCTCCCTGACTGCCTGCCGCAGTCTACTGCCTGTACTTCTCCAATGTGCAACAATCGCAACACATTGTTTCTTTATTCCCCAAGCAAAATCAAgagattaaaaaacatgtttttaatctCGAGACAAACACGTGACCGTGCATTTCACTATTTAATGCTTTGAAATTCCAGTCAGAAGTCAGAAGCTTCAGTTATTTATCACATTAAACAGTAACCCAGGACTGTTGGTGCCAGTTGGGCTGGtttcagtacatttacatttcggcatttggcagacactctaaCCAGAGCGACTAACAAATGGggtttccatcattggatagatccttacactgggttactaggttttTAACTGAGTAGCATttgtcaaacactgttgggaagagTTTTATGGGATTAACGCACatactgaagaaacagatatgtcTTAAGTCATCATCTAAAGATTGCAAGAGACACTGCTGTTAgcacatctagaggaagttcattccatcACCTAGGTGCCCcaacagaaaagagtctagaTGTACGTCTTCCTTGATCTTTGAGAAATGGTGGGACCAgccaagcagtgctggaggaccaaagggaacgtggtgcagtgcgggGTGTGATTTTTAGCTTTTTAGCTCTGTAGGCATGCACAagtggttttgaatttgatgcaggcagctacaggaagctgATGCAGAGAgcggagaagtggggtggtgtggaagaacttgggaaggttgaaaacgaaacatgcagctgcattctggatcagctgcaaaGGACGAATGATGGATGAAGCCAGTGGCTGAAAGAGTGATatgattgttgtccagggagatcacAAGGTCTTGGTCGGGGGATAAATCAGTTTAGAAACTGCTAGTCTTTAGCCTTTACACATAATAATGTGAAAAACCAAAAAACTTCTAGCAGTTATGAAGGTGAAAATCTCTTGATAGTAATGATTAGTGCTGATTTTTCAGAGGACAATGGTTAGCCTAGTGTGAGCTAACAGGATGGCTGTTGTATTTCAGTGGTAGATTATGACCATGCACTCTTAAGTAGTTGGAAACTTATATCAGGCAAGAATGGGACTAAATTCCTACACCAAAACTCCAAAGACCATACCTCAATGCCCAGATGTCTTTAAACTTAAAACTATTCTAAAATACTTGTATCTGCTACTATCAATTGATTCCATCTGAAAACATTAACTAGGATGTTCATGTATCTCCTAAGTTGTATACAATgtcttatttagtttttgtgtAGGACAGCATTTATAAGTTAATAATAGAAACTCTGTAGCAGACGTTTAATATGGGCACTGTACAGCCAATCGTGTttcattaatatattttctaCACTGCTTTtccagggttgcagggggcctggagcctcaggagacttagagcactaggtgggatacaccctggacaggctgccaattaattgcagggcacacatacgcttcaggtaatttgggaacactgattaaccaaatctgcatgtctttggactgtgggagaaaactggagtacccagaggaaacccaccaagcacagggcaTGAAAACTCCATATACACAGACCCGAGAGATTCAAACCCTCAttcctagaggtgcaaggccacagtgttaaGCACTACACCACAGTGCCGTCCCACTTATATTTGCATGGCAAAAAAGACAACTAGTTTCCTGTTactatacataaaaaaaggaacatgtGAACTGATTACTACTGGTAGTATATAGTACTAATACATAAGGGGAGAAAAAAggctattttttaaattattttttattataaagtgaCACTCCAGAATTAGAAtttgatatctttttttttttattgttaggtCAAAATAGTcaattgtaaaatttaaatataaaataaaataaaaaaataataaatttacaacaaaatttataaacattatactcctttattacattttagttaAAGAAATGGGTTTATATAAAATACTCTTTCTTGCTTACTCACAaatcatctacagtataccgttttatcctgcATACAGAGTCACAGGAAGCCTGAAGTCTAAAAAGTTGCATACTCTAAGGATTATAGCCAAGGCATCATTTTGATATGCTTACGCAATGTCACAAAATTTAATTCCATCTATAGTcacattaatttctccccaagatcttgtattaattattgtaGAGTTGAACTTCTGCATAAAGCCTTCTCtaacacatcccaaagattctcaatggggttaagatCTGGACTATCTGTATGTGAAACTATGTTTTATGATCCCTGAACCGCTCTTTCATAATTTGACCGGAATTAATTCTGACATTGTCATTTTGGAAGATGCCTATGCcatgaggaaagaaaaaaaaaacattgatggaAGAACCTGGCCAGTCTCAGTGGACCTTATTATTGGGGCATAAaatgttgctgaacctagacctgtgTAACtggagcaaccccagatcatatcACTGCCTTCTCCCAAAGCTCCACAGTCCATACCATATGCTCCCTCCCAAACTGAAACCTTTTTCCGATTAGCCTCATTGATAAGttgttttcttaaggctacacatcacactcattcaggatgtttttctaaccacatttcttccttaaAGATGATGGATCAGCATTATTCTTTCAGGTTTTTATAATGCCTTTTACAGTTTTAGTCATTTCATCATTTAATCTCCTTCAGTGTTTTCTGTTCTTGATGttggacaataatttgacccttctgaaacagtgTAACATCGACCACAGTAATGTCTTCCCATACAGtagtttaagaaatgagaaactactcactgcatcagttagggttacaTAATTTGCCAACTATACCATATAAACCACTGCAGTAATTTTCCAGTGAAAGGCTCATATCTATTTACTTAgataaatccaggtggtgaaccgtgttgttttacacacacacacattacatatacatacatatatatataatgtcttattttatgaaaaaatcTACAGATAGCTGAAAATGGCCAGTGTGCATGAACCTTATGAGATGTACACAGTTTATATACGGTCACTTAACTTCCAGTAATGGAACTAATTCAAGAACCAATTAATGACActtgtttttccccttttttaatTGCTAGCAATGGGaaaacgaaaaaaaataaaaatcgacTGTACTGTCATATAATATGAAGCACACCTGCACATATAACTAGTCTTCGAaaacaaaatatgcaaatacaaatattttattatcattgcACAGAGTACAACATAGTAACATGCCAGGTGAGCTAATGTAACAGTAACAGTATACTTTTCTGTGGATCTCTTTAGTGTTTGATAACTGAATGGGTGAGGCTGTTGTATTTCAGGTTAATGTTTAAACCATCTTCAAGGAAGTTAAGAGACAAGAAGTGTCTGAATGAACAAAGACAAAGGGAACTTTGCTCCCTACCTCAAAATGCATTTTCAATTGAGCCATGAGCAAGCTTTAGTGTCACCCTAATGTGAAATGAATCTGATGATTCATCCATTAGCTCTTATCTAATCAACAGCACAGAGCACAATTTTAAACTCACATCTCCCATGTCCATCTAGACACTGAGCATGCAACAGCACTGTGACgagctgaagaagaaaaaaaaacatttaaaccttTTACAATATTTGTATCTGGCTCTGTCTTAGAATAAGAATTCTACAGGCTTTAGTGTTGCAAACGCGGAGGTGAAAAATACAGTAAGCACGAGGGCATCTTCAGTGTATAGTTACTTgtcattttaaaagattttaaagtaatttagaAGTCCTGCTTGGAAATTACAATGCTCAGACTAACACAACACAAGCTTTACATATGAATAATCACTTGATGTACATATGAAATGTAGTCAATATTGTGACCTTAGTATTATAAGTATTATCTGCAGCAAGCGTTTCTAGTAGTAGTTTTTGACTTAATCACATATGCAACAGATGTCACATTTGCTTGGAATTACATGTGCAAAAACATGCATGTTCATTTGTGAAAAGCTTATGTGAAATGCATGATAAAGAGATACAccaaacaaaatatatacaataaaatgtttccACATTAAACAGATATACCCTATAATGATACAGTTCCACTGGGAAAATATGGAAAAGTTGCTTTAAAACAAGTTcagttggaagaaaaaaaaaaggttgtgacagtgatttaaaataaaaaaatgttttagctgAGCTTTCATGgatttaaatacaattaaatgaaCAGTAATTAGGTGGTTGagttaaaaactacaaaatggaACAGAAAATCTTCTTCTCTCTAAAGGGGTTTTCAGAGTTGGGTATAGGAGCGACGAGCGGATCTTCTTTTGCGTGAGATTCACAGAATGACATCAGCTCAGCGGCTGCTTTAGAcacctgaaagaaagaaaatgtaaactcAGTTGAACAAATAGATTGCATGGTCCTTTTATGAGCTGTGTCTTCCATGCATCTACACTTATTAACCATCAATCAGGTACATACATAGGACATtcggtaaagaaaaaaaataacatttaaatgtagCCAGGTTGTTTCTATATAGTATTTTAGCTCCCTTCTGTATCGCCTATTGATTACCATTCTCAGCATAGCACAGAGACTGTGGTGGTCGTAATGCTGGTGTGAATAATAATTAACGCTGCTGAAGAAAAGGAAATGCACAATTATAACAGTCTGTGCAAGGAAAGAAGATTATACTATTTCtatatactgtttttttaaatctaacaaTACTGCAGCACATTCATCCCAACACCACACACGCATATGCACACGCATCCGCACACCCCCACACATGAACTACTAACAAAAGAATATGTGGTGATCCTGTGGTGTTCTTTTCAGGGTGGAGGtgtatgaaaaatatttacCTAGCAATAGGTTGACTTAACAAAATGGCCTTGTGTAATCACATATTGCAAAATGATGGACAAACTTCCCcttatgatttaaataaaaagtggcaTTTAAGAATGGAATTTAATAAACtatgttttaagaaaaaatgGCGAACATCTGTGTAGAGAACCAGTAAGACTGCAACATTAAGGATTCTGATGGTTTTAGCCAAAAGTGTGTAACAGAGGATACCAGATACTTAGTGGATTGTGGGATGAATGTCTGAGCCTGGGACTgggtgtgttttcttttattatccGACATTATCGTTATAACACAGaccattgtttaaaatgaaaatgtaatgcttttattttctgattatgTATCCTTTTGAGACATAACTCATACGCAGCCAGCTTAGTGATCAGCCTTGTATCTCcaggtgtgcatggagtttgcatgttttccccgtgcttggtggggttcctccaggtactccagtttcctcccacaatcaaaagacatgctgattaggctaactggcaatTCGAAattgagtgtaagtgtgtgtcccTGTAATGAATTgataccctgtc from Clarias gariepinus isolate MV-2021 ecotype Netherlands chromosome 19, CGAR_prim_01v2, whole genome shotgun sequence includes the following:
- the tmem45b gene encoding transmembrane protein 45B — encoded protein: MANFKGHALPGTFFFLFGFWWSLKYPLRHSWKKKLHGTRQSLPPFFNRIDLIEGSLKIFFAFVGIMAEQFVPDGPHAHLYNEGWVKLMNWQHSTMYLFFGISGIADVLTMSSLPVPAGLDRLGLSIALFVEGFLFYFHLHSRPSLDQHIHSLLLVVVFGGAASTMIEVFLRDNILLEVFRSSLAIQQGTWFYQIGFVLYPLNGVEWELEDHGNIMFITMCYCWHYAVALLIVGVNYSAVWWVTNRYSGRQRTDLEIGLRKTTNSDASSQKALLQESDEE
- the gng8 gene encoding guanine nucleotide-binding protein G(I)/G(S)/G(O) subunit gamma-8, which translates into the protein MSNNMAKIADARKTVEQLKLEVNIDRMMVSKAAAELMSFCESHAKEDPLVAPIPNSENPFREKKIFCSIL